GCGAGGGGTTCTACGAAGTGATCGCTCGGCCGATGCCCAGCATTCAGGCCGTTTTGAGGCAAAGCAGCGATCGGGGCTATTTGTTTCATGCTCATATACTATTAACACACATTAACTAAGTCAAGTTCCGCCAGGGCGCGCAAAAACTCCTCAACATGGACAATCAACATGCCATTAGTTATGCCGTAACCGAATGCTACCATGCGGCTTATGGCAAATAGTCATCCCTGGAAAGAATTTGCGGCCGGCGGGCCAGCGGAGCCTTGAATTAAGGCCCCTATTTTGAATTTGGGGCCGACAAGGATGGGTTGGCATCGGTGGGTGGAAGCGGCGATAACAAGGGTGCGGAGGAGGGGAGAGTAGTCGCCGATGGAAGCCGTAAGGGTGTGCTTGTTGGCGCCGTCGCCGGCAGCGTGAGCGGGGCATCTGACTGAGATGTCGATGGGAGTGTGAGTGGAATTGCTGGTGGTGTCGTAGTTGGCCTGGGGTTCGCCGGGACCGTCCTTGGAGCAGGAGACATGGGCGCTGTGGCCGGCGTCGAGGATTTCGGCATATTGGCAGGCGCGGGGGTCGGTATGGCTGTGGTAGGGGCTGTGGATGATGGCAAATTCGATGTTGCGGGGGACATCGGAGCCGTGGCAGGCGGTGGCGAAGTAGGCGTGGGTGGAAGCGGAACTGAAGGGGCAGACGGAGTTACCGCCGGAGCGCCTTCAGTAGGGTTCAAGGGCATCGCGGGCAATTCTTGCGGCGGCGTCAGGATTTGTTCGGGCGGGACCGGTGGTGCATCGCTAGGTTGGGATGTTGTATCCACGCCAGCAACCGTTGGCGCGCATCGAATTTGCCAGCCACCGCCCAAGGCGCGATAGGTTTCGATCAGGCCCAATGCAATTTGGCCTCGGGATTGGGCCCAGAGGTCTTGCTGCTGGATGAGGTTTTGCAGGATGACGGCGTAACGATTGAAATCGGCGCCGGCGCCGGCAATGGTTGTTGGATTTTCGTATTGGGCAATGACGACTTCCAGGGCAAGGTAGGCGGCATCAACGCTGTCGCGCAGCAATTTGGCCCGCTCTTGAGATTTGAGGAATGTCACGATGCCATCTTCCACTTCCTCATCCGCCGAGAGGACGGTTTGCTGATACGTGGCCACGAGTTCTCGCAACGTGGCATCCTGGAGGCGAACGTTGTTCACCAGGCGACCGTAGTTCAAGACGTTCCATTGGAACGAGGGGCCTACGTTGCTGTTGAAGGCCTGCGGCGTGAACAAATTGCCAAGCCTGGCGGCTTGCCAGCCGAGTGTGCCATTGATGGTGAAGGCGGGATATAAATCGGCCTCGGCGATGCCGATTTGTTCGGCCTGTGAGGCGGCATTGCGTTCGGCCGCCCTGACGTCGGGGCGGCGGCGAAGCAAATCGGCCGGCACGCCGACGACGATGGTTTCGGGAGTGACGGGGATATTTCGCTTGGGCGCGGAGTTCAACAGCGGTTCGATATCGACCGTGGGAATGCCCAACAGCGTGCAGAGCGCATTTTCGTTGGACCGCATGTCGATTTGCAATTGGGCAATTTGGGCCTGGCTTTGTTTCAAATTGCTGAGGGCCTGGGCGTGATCTAAATCGGTAATGCCATGAAAGCCCGACTTGAGTTGGGTGTCGATAAACGTGAGGACGTTTTCCTGTACCTTGACGGTGTTATCCAAGAGACGGATGCGCTCCTGATCGGTGCGGACTTGGACGTAATCAGTCGCTACGTCGCCCAGCAGCGTGACGAGGGCGTCGTCGTAGTTGTAGACCGAGGCATCCAGCGTTTCGTCGGCGGCGATAATGGCCCGGCGGAAACGTCCCCAAAAATCCAATTCCCAATTCAAATTGAAATTGAAATTCCAGGAACTGAAGAAGTTTTGTCCGACGCCGAACCGGGTATAGCTGCCGTTGGCCGTTTGGCTTTGCGGAAAGAATTCACCGCGCGCAATTGCCAGTTGCGCGCGGGCTTCCAACACCCGAAAGCCGGCTTCGCGGAGTGTGAGGTCTTGCTGGTAGGCATTGACCATCAACTGATTCAAGAGCGGATCGTTCAAGACCGTCCACCAGGCAGACAGGTCATCGCACTGGCTTCGGACTCGTTTGTCGGATTCATCAATCCAATGCT
Above is a window of Pirellulales bacterium DNA encoding:
- a CDS encoding efflux transporter outer membrane subunit produces the protein MLSFLRRWTTPAAAFMVLLSGCTSFRDYIHNGFKVGPNYKRPPALVAEHWIDESDKRVRSQCDDLSAWWTVLNDPLLNQLMVNAYQQDLTLREAGFRVLEARAQLAIARGEFFPQSQTANGSYTRFGVGQNFFSSWNFNFNLNWELDFWGRFRRAIIAADETLDASVYNYDDALVTLLGDVATDYVQVRTDQERIRLLDNTVKVQENVLTFIDTQLKSGFHGITDLDHAQALSNLKQSQAQIAQLQIDMRSNENALCTLLGIPTVDIEPLLNSAPKRNIPVTPETIVVGVPADLLRRRPDVRAAERNAASQAEQIGIAEADLYPAFTINGTLGWQAARLGNLFTPQAFNSNVGPSFQWNVLNYGRLVNNVRLQDATLRELVATYQQTVLSADEEVEDGIVTFLKSQERAKLLRDSVDAAYLALEVVIAQYENPTTIAGAGADFNRYAVILQNLIQQQDLWAQSRGQIALGLIETYRALGGGWQIRCAPTVAGVDTTSQPSDAPPVPPEQILTPPQELPAMPLNPTEGAPAVTPSAPSVPLPPTPTSPPPATAPMSPATSNLPSSTAPTTAIPTPAPANMPKSSTPATAPMSPAPRTVPANPRPTTTPPAIPLTLPSTSQSDAPLTLPATAPTSTPLRLPSATTLPSSAPLLSPLPPTDANPSLSAPNSK